In a single window of the Scophthalmus maximus strain ysfricsl-2021 chromosome 18, ASM2237912v1, whole genome shotgun sequence genome:
- the xrcc3 gene encoding DNA repair protein XRCC3 isoform X1 translates to MNWDQLDLNPRIRAAVRRAALTSVRDTFCVSSLDLQRSTGLDRSDVQQLLGAAAAACRRHAPIPAVLILRGECGLRLTVGCPVLDELLRDGLPAGGVTELSGESGAGKTQLALQLCLCVQYPVQYGGLNAGAVYISTEDSFPIRRLQQLIREQSCLRSDVPAALISSLQFTDHVYVEHAADVDALQVCLSRRVPLLLTRGLVRLVVVDSVAALFRSEFQADDWLERNKQLLTFSSALQQLSLEFNTPVLCVNQVTDVFNRSNDTLGPLSSSVSPALGLAWANQVMVRLMMQRLQGSVERGEQSSALRRLEVVFAPHLARGGRDAAVWREGLRGVKYTSS, encoded by the exons ATGAACTGGGATCAACTGGATCTCAACCCGAGGATCAGGGCAGCCGtgaggagag CTGCTCTGACGTCGGTCCGAGACACGTTCTGTGTTTCTAGTCTGGACCTGCAGAGGTCCACCGGTCTGGACCGCTCCGATGTCCAGCAGTTGCtcggtgccgccgccgccgcctgcagACGACACGCACCCATCCCAG ccgtcctcatcctccgtggAGAGTGTGGCCTCAGATTGACGGTGGGTTGTCCGGTGCTGGACGAGCTGCTGAGGGACGGTCTTCCTGCGGGGGGCGTCACTGAGCTCTCTGGAGAGAGCGGAGCAGGAAAGACCCAGCTAGCGCTGCagctgtgtctttgtgtgcagtACCCGGTCCAGTACGGAGGCCTGAACGCAG GAGCAGTGTACATCAGCACTGAGGACTCGTTCCCCATCAGacgtctgcagcagctgatcagAGAACAGTCGTGTCTGCGCTCTGATGTTCCTGCGGCATTGATCAGCAGCCTCCAGTTCACGGACCACGTCTACGTCGAACACGCCGCTGATGTG gaCGCCCTCCAGGTGTGTCTGTCCCGTCGCGTCCCTCTCCTGCTGACTCGCGGACTGGTCCGACTCGTGGTCGTGGACTCGGTAGCGGCTCTGTTCAGGTCTGAGTTCCAGGCTGATGATTGGCTTGAGAGGAACAAACAGCTGCTCACCTTCTCCTCCGCACTGCAACAACTGAGTCTGGAGTTCAACACACCTGTCCTATGTGTCAAccag gtAACTGATGTATTCAACAGATCAAACGACACTTTGGG TCCTCTGTCCTCCAGCGTGTCACCAGCTCTGGGTTTGGCGTGGGCCAATCAGGTGATGGTCCGCCTGATGATGCAGCGTCTTCAGGGGTCCGTTGAACGTGGTGAGCAGAGCAGCGCCCTCCGCAGGCTGGAGGTGGTTTTTGCACCTCACTTGGCCCGAGGTGGACGAGACGCTGCCGTGTGGAGGGAGGGCCTGCGAGGAGTCAAATATACATCAAGCTGA
- the xrcc3 gene encoding DNA repair protein XRCC3 isoform X3, with amino-acid sequence MNWDQLDLNPRIRAAVRRAALTSVRDTFCVSSLDLQRSTGLDRSDVQQLLGAAAAACRRHAPIPAVLILRGECGLRLTVGCPVLDELLRDGLPAGGVTELSGESGAGKTQLALQLCLCVQYPVQYGGLNAGAVYISTEDSFPIRRLQQLIREQSCLRSDVPAALISSLQFTDHVYVEHAADVDALQVCLSRRVPLLLTRGLVRLVVVDSVAALFRSEFQADDWLERNKQLLTFSSALQQLSLEFNTPVLCVNQSSVLQRVTSSGFGVGQSGDGPPDDAASSGVR; translated from the exons ATGAACTGGGATCAACTGGATCTCAACCCGAGGATCAGGGCAGCCGtgaggagag CTGCTCTGACGTCGGTCCGAGACACGTTCTGTGTTTCTAGTCTGGACCTGCAGAGGTCCACCGGTCTGGACCGCTCCGATGTCCAGCAGTTGCtcggtgccgccgccgccgcctgcagACGACACGCACCCATCCCAG ccgtcctcatcctccgtggAGAGTGTGGCCTCAGATTGACGGTGGGTTGTCCGGTGCTGGACGAGCTGCTGAGGGACGGTCTTCCTGCGGGGGGCGTCACTGAGCTCTCTGGAGAGAGCGGAGCAGGAAAGACCCAGCTAGCGCTGCagctgtgtctttgtgtgcagtACCCGGTCCAGTACGGAGGCCTGAACGCAG GAGCAGTGTACATCAGCACTGAGGACTCGTTCCCCATCAGacgtctgcagcagctgatcagAGAACAGTCGTGTCTGCGCTCTGATGTTCCTGCGGCATTGATCAGCAGCCTCCAGTTCACGGACCACGTCTACGTCGAACACGCCGCTGATGTG gaCGCCCTCCAGGTGTGTCTGTCCCGTCGCGTCCCTCTCCTGCTGACTCGCGGACTGGTCCGACTCGTGGTCGTGGACTCGGTAGCGGCTCTGTTCAGGTCTGAGTTCCAGGCTGATGATTGGCTTGAGAGGAACAAACAGCTGCTCACCTTCTCCTCCGCACTGCAACAACTGAGTCTGGAGTTCAACACACCTGTCCTATGTGTCAAccag TCCTCTGTCCTCCAGCGTGTCACCAGCTCTGGGTTTGGCGTGGGCCAATCAGGTGATGGTCCGCCTGATGATGCAGCGTCTTCAGGGGTCCGTTGA
- the xrcc3 gene encoding DNA repair protein XRCC3 isoform X2 — MNWDQLDLNPRIRAAVRRAALTSVRDTFCVSSLDLQRSTGLDRSDVQQLLGAAAAACRRHAPIPAVLILRGECGLRLTVGCPVLDELLRDGLPAGGVTELSGESGAGKTQLALQLCLCVQYPVQYGGLNAVYISTEDSFPIRRLQQLIREQSCLRSDVPAALISSLQFTDHVYVEHAADVDALQVCLSRRVPLLLTRGLVRLVVVDSVAALFRSEFQADDWLERNKQLLTFSSALQQLSLEFNTPVLCVNQVTDVFNRSNDTLGPLSSSVSPALGLAWANQVMVRLMMQRLQGSVERGEQSSALRRLEVVFAPHLARGGRDAAVWREGLRGVKYTSS; from the exons ATGAACTGGGATCAACTGGATCTCAACCCGAGGATCAGGGCAGCCGtgaggagag CTGCTCTGACGTCGGTCCGAGACACGTTCTGTGTTTCTAGTCTGGACCTGCAGAGGTCCACCGGTCTGGACCGCTCCGATGTCCAGCAGTTGCtcggtgccgccgccgccgcctgcagACGACACGCACCCATCCCAG ccgtcctcatcctccgtggAGAGTGTGGCCTCAGATTGACGGTGGGTTGTCCGGTGCTGGACGAGCTGCTGAGGGACGGTCTTCCTGCGGGGGGCGTCACTGAGCTCTCTGGAGAGAGCGGAGCAGGAAAGACCCAGCTAGCGCTGCagctgtgtctttgtgtgcagtACCCGGTCCAGTACGGAGGCCTGAACGCAG TGTACATCAGCACTGAGGACTCGTTCCCCATCAGacgtctgcagcagctgatcagAGAACAGTCGTGTCTGCGCTCTGATGTTCCTGCGGCATTGATCAGCAGCCTCCAGTTCACGGACCACGTCTACGTCGAACACGCCGCTGATGTG gaCGCCCTCCAGGTGTGTCTGTCCCGTCGCGTCCCTCTCCTGCTGACTCGCGGACTGGTCCGACTCGTGGTCGTGGACTCGGTAGCGGCTCTGTTCAGGTCTGAGTTCCAGGCTGATGATTGGCTTGAGAGGAACAAACAGCTGCTCACCTTCTCCTCCGCACTGCAACAACTGAGTCTGGAGTTCAACACACCTGTCCTATGTGTCAAccag gtAACTGATGTATTCAACAGATCAAACGACACTTTGGG TCCTCTGTCCTCCAGCGTGTCACCAGCTCTGGGTTTGGCGTGGGCCAATCAGGTGATGGTCCGCCTGATGATGCAGCGTCTTCAGGGGTCCGTTGAACGTGGTGAGCAGAGCAGCGCCCTCCGCAGGCTGGAGGTGGTTTTTGCACCTCACTTGGCCCGAGGTGGACGAGACGCTGCCGTGTGGAGGGAGGGCCTGCGAGGAGTCAAATATACATCAAGCTGA